In the Terriglobus sp. RCC_193 genome, TGCATTCACCATGAACAAGAAGCTGTTGTCCATGATAGGAACACCATCTTCATCGGTAACACCGAGCGTCTTGCCATTCAGCATGAAGGCCAGCGAACGCTGCCACCCAGCGCCCCAGTCTTCTTCGTGAAACTCCTCGCCGTTCGAGTTAAACCACGCGATGTCACGGATAACGGAGCCGCGAATCGTGCGGTCCTGAAAGAACTTTCTGCGCCGAAGATTCGGATGGTTCTTGCGCAACTGAATCAGCTTCGCAGTGAACTCCATCAGTCGTTTCCGTGGAACATCCAGCTTCCAGTCGTACCAGGTAATCTCGTTATCCTGGCAATAGCCGTTGTTATTGCCGCGCTGCGAGCGTCCCACCTCGTCGCCGCCACAGAGCATCGGCACGCCCTGCGACAGCACCAGCGTCGTCAGAAAATTGCGCACCTGCCGTTCACGCAGTTCGTTGATGCCTGCATCGTCCGTTGGCCCTTCCGCGCCCATGTTCCAGCTATCGTTGTTGTCTGCCCCGTCGGCGTTATTATCGCCATTCGCTTCGTTATGTTTGCTGTTGAAACTGACAAGGTCCGTCATTGTGAAGCCGTCATGCGCCGTTATAAAGTTGATCGACGCATACGGTCGACGACCGTCCTGTTGATACAAATCGCTCGACCCGGTAATGCGGTAGGCAAAGTCTGACAGCAACCCCTCATCACCCTTCCAGAACCTGCGCACCGTATCGCGATAGCGACCATTCCACTCGGCCCACAGCACGGGGAAGTTGCCAACCTGGTAGCCGCCTTCGCCAACGTCCCACGGTTCCGCAATCAGCTTCACACTTTGCAACACCGGGTCCTGATGAATCACGTTGAAGAAACTCGACAGCTTTGAAACGCTGTCCAACTCACGTGCCAGTGTCGCCGCAAGATCAAAACGGAAACCATCTACATGCATCTCCGTCACCCAATAACGCAGCGAATCCATTACCAGCATCAACACCTGCGGATGCATCACATTCAGCGTGTTACCCGTACCGGTGTAGTCCATGTAGTACCGCGGATTATCCGCCACCTGCCGGTAATACGTGGTGTTATCAATGCCCTTCATGCTTAGCAACGGACCTTTCTCATTGCCCTCGCATGTGTGGTTGTAGACCACATCCAGAATCACTTCAATGCCCGCAGCATGAAGCGCCTTCACCATCTGCTTGAATTCAGTTACCTGCTGCCCTGCATTGCCAGACGAGCTATAACGACTCATCGGCGCGAAGTAACTTAACGTGTTGTATCCCCAGTAATCGCGCAACCCACGATCGATTAACTCGCCTTCGTCAATGAAGTGATGCACCGGCAGCAGTTCCACCGCGGTGATACCCAGCATCTGGAAGTAGCGAATGCTCGCCTCTGTCGCCAGCGCCGCATACGTTCCGCGAAGCTTCTCTTCCACCATCGGATTCTGCTTGGAAAATCCGCGGACATTCACTTCATAGATCACAGAATCTGCAAGCAATGTCTGCGGCGGACAATCATCGCCCCAATCGAACTTCGGATCAACCACTACTGACTTCGGCACACCTGCCGCGGAATCCTGCTCATCCTTTTTAAGATCGTCTCCGCTTATTACGTCATACGGAAAGATGGGCGCCTTCCAATCCACCTCACCCGTAAGTGCCTTGGCATATGGATCGCATAACAGCTTTGCGGAGTTGAAGCGCAGGCCCTTCTCCGGCTCCCACGGGCCTTCCACACGATAGCCATACCGCTGCCCCGGCTTGATGCCTTTCACCAGCCCATGCCACACAAACGCTGTGCGTTCCTTCAGCGCAACACAGTCAGTCTGATTGCCTTCCTCGTCAAAAAAACAAACGGATACGGCTGTTGCATTCTCTGAATACAACGCAAAATTTGTGCCCCGTAACGATGGTGTTGCCCCCAGCGGATAAGGGGCACCGGGTAATACTGTTCGGCTCATCTAGCGTTCCAATTCCTTTGTGTCTGCGAATTCCCTATGGGATGCATCTTTGCGCTGAGGGGATGGGCACACGCTTTCCACAACACACCGGCCGCGCGTACAGTGGTGTTCGTTTCCTGAACCTTCACTGCAAGGAATCTCTGGCAATGCGTTGTATTTACGCGTCTCTCCTCGTGCTTTCTTCGATATCTCTCCTGGCGCAATCGCCCGCGACAACTCGTCCCGCAGGAGGGCCAAAACCGCAGGCCATTCCAACCGACTGGAACAATCACGACGGCTACACGTCACTCTTCGACAGCGCCACACTCAACGGCTGGGCAGGCGATGCAAAAGTATGGAGCGTCGAAGACAACGCCATCATCGGCCAATACCGGTCACCCGAAGGTGCACGCAATCCGGAAACATTCCTCATCCTGCAGGGCAAAGAACCTGCGGACTTCGACCTTCGTCTTGAAATCCGATTGCAGGGTGTCACCGCCGACAGTGGCATTCAGTACCGCAGCTACATCGCACCACCAACACCACCGCGTCCCGGCGCACCCGCCATGCCGCAGGCCGATCCGCGTTACAGCGTCGGCGGTTATCAATGCGATGCAAACTTCATCGGCAACTACACCGGCCAGGTGGTCGATGGCCACGGTCGCATCATCGTCGCATCACGCAGCGAAGTCATTCATGCAGAAACAGGCAAACCGATGGAACGCATCGCCGTTGTCGGCACCAAGGAAGAACTCGGTGGCTACTGGCATCCGAACGAGTGGAACCAGATGGAGATCGTCGCACGCGGCCACGTCCTCACACACATTCTCAATGGTCACGTCATGGCAGTCTTCATCGACGATGACACCACAAAACTTCGCGAGAAAGGCCTCATCGCATTGCAAACTGCAGGCTCCGGGACCGTCAAAATTTCCTTCCGCAACCTGTGGCTGAAAGAGTTGCAATAAAAAAAAGAGGCTGCCGGGCCGGCAGCCTCTTCGCTCAACTTGGAACTTACTTCTTCTCCGGCCGTTCACCAAGCATCCAGCGTCTCCACCCTTCAGGGAGTCCAGCCGCTTGCCCACCGTTATGAACCTGCCCCCGGCACAGCCGGACTAGCGCGATGACCGATCCACCCAGAATGAAGCTATACCACGCGATTAAAATCACAGAGTCCAGAAGCCTCAACATCGCTCGCTCCCCACTTCGGTCAGATGTTATGCTCCTCGTCCGAGGAATATCAACATATGGTTCGCTGGACGACTTACTCCGAGTAATACTCCAGCCCAAGATGCGTAATCAGGTCCTCGCCCATAATGTGGCGCAGCGTATTCTTCAGCTTCATGCTCTGAATGAACAGATCATGTTCAGGATGAATCCCCGGAGCAGCATCTGGAGCCTTGAAGTAAAAGCTCAACCACTCCTGAATACCAAGGTGCTTCAAACTCGGCGTGCGCGCGGCCAGATCCATGAACAGGCACAGATCCAGCGCCAGCGGAGCTGCAAGAATGGAATCGCGGCAAAGGAAATCCACCTTCAACTGCATGGGATATCCCATCCATCCAAAGAGGTCGATGTTATCCCAGCCTTCCTTGTTATCGCCGCGCGGAGGATAGTAATTAATCCTTACCTTGTGGAAGATATCGCCGTATAAGTCAGGGTGTTTGTCCGGCTGCAGAATATATTCCAGCACGCCCAGCTTCGATTCTTCCTTCGTCTTGAAGTTATCCGGGTCATCCAGCACTTCACCATCGCGATTGCCCAGGATGTTCGTCGAATACCATCCATTCAATCCCAGGTAACGAACCTTTAACGCAGGCGCCAGCACGGTTTTGATGAAGGTCTGCCCTGTCTTGAAATCCTTACCCGCAATCGGCGCTCCCGCCTGCTTCGACAGGTCACGCAACGCAGGAATATCGCACGTCAGGTTCGGCGCACCATTGATAAACGGCACACCCTCCTTCAAACACGCCCATGCATACAGCATCGACGGTGCAATGTCCTCGTCATCTTCCACCAGTCCCTTCTCAAACGCGGCAAGCGTCTGATGCACCGCCTTCTCCTTGAGAAAGATTTCGGTCGACCCAGTCCAGATCATCACCTGACGATCGGTCTTGCTCTTGAACTCCGCAATGTCGTTGCGAATCTGATTCGCCAGATCGCACTTGTTCTTACCTGTCTTGATCTTCTTCGGGTCCAGTCGCTTCACATAACGCTGATCAAACGCTGCGGGCATCGGTTCAATACCTTCCAGAAACGGACGCATCTCTTCCAACTGCTCGCGATCCAGCACCGACGCAGTCTTCGCCGCATCGAACAGGTTGCCGCCGAAGATGTCCCATCCCGTAAACACCAGATCATCCAGCTTGGCCAGTGGCACAAAATCCTTGATCAGCGGCGAGTGATCTTCCGTGCGTTTGCCCAGCCGGATGGTGCCCATCTCCGCCATCGATCCCACGGGCTTCGCCATACCGCGCCGCACAGCTTCCACACCAGCAATCATCGTGGTGGCTACCGCGCCCATACCCGGCATCATTACGCCCAGTTTTCCCTTCGCGGGTGCAATATCCTTCGCCATCGGCTGCGTCGCTGCCTGCTCCATCTGCTTCTCCTCAATGCTCTTTGGGCAACGCGCAAACCGCGTGCCTTCAACACCAACCTGAAGCATCTTTCCGCATTCCGCAACATCTCCCCATCCCGATTTCGCCCAATAAACACAAGGGTTATCGTTAACGTCCCGTTAAGTTATCGGTGTCTCATTTTGTTGAAATTTCTTTTGAGCCAGCCCGCAAAACTCGCATGAGAAGATCATGTAAGTTTCCTAACTGGACGGCAGCACAACCCATGATTCTGTACGTAGCCACATCCAACGCAGGCAAGCTTCGCGACTTCCGCACCGCCGCAACCGACACACCGGGCTTCGACATTCAGCCCCTGCCCGGCCTCGCGGACATCCCAGCGCCGCCCGAAGATGAACCCACCTTCGAAGGCAACGCCCGCATCAAGGCTGCGTACTATTCGAAGTTCGCACCGGGCCACTGGGTCATCGCCGACGACTCCGGCCTTGAAGTCGATGCGCTCAACGGCCTCCCCGGCGTCCGCTCCGCTCGTTACGCAGCCGACCTCAACTTCCCATCCACCGGCCTCGGCATCGACGCAGACAACAACGCTGCCTTAATGCACAACCTGCAAGATGCGCAGAACCGCTCCGGCTGCTACCGTTGCGCACTCGCACTTGCGATGGATGGCGCAGTAGAGACCGTCGCCTTCGGCAAACTTGAAGGCAACATCCTCACCGCACCGCAGGGCGAACGCGGCTTCGGCTACGACCCCCTCTTCTTCGCACCGGAACTCAACGGCACAATGGCCGAAGCCAGCGACGAAGACCGCCTCCGCGTCAGTCATCGCGGTCGCGCCCTGCGTGCCCTTCTGCGTCAGTGGCGAGCCTGCTGAATTTCTCGTATCCGCACCAATAGCGACTAAATGAGTCCAATTTCGTTTACCGCCCGTCTGATTCGATAACCGAACACGCTCGGAACGAATCATTGACGCGCCTTTTCGCCACGCCGGATACTGTGCGTGCCTTGCTTTCCGCAATGCTCCGGTTTCTGGGCACTGTGGAAAGCAATATTCGTATACGAGCAGGGAGCGCAAGTACATGGGCGCAATCGCAGGAGCACCACCCGATAACGCACACCGCAAGGGCGTGCAGCCGCTGCGCGCCGGTCAGGGACACACGTTCCTGCTGCGCCGGTTGCATTCGCTCACCGGCATCATTCCCATCGGCGCATTCCTGATCGAGCACATCATCTCGAACCTTGAGATCGTGCATGGCCCCGTGGCCTATGCCAAGCAGGTGCTCTTCCTGAACAGCCTGCCGCTGGTCCGCGTGCTGGAGTGGGCCTTCATCTTTATCCCATTGCTCTTCCATGCGGGATACGGCGTCTTCATCGCTATCCGCGGCCGCTCCAACGTGAATGTCTATCCGTGGGCTGGCAACTGGATGTACCTGATGCAGCGCGTCACGGGCATCATTGCCCTGCTGTACATCGCGCAGCACGTGTACTTCCAGCGCTTCGCAGGCGTCAGTCTGCCGGAGCATCCGGGCCTCGCCTACTGGAAGGTGCAGTACGAACTTTCTAATCCGTGGATGGTCGCGGTCTACGTCATCGGCATGATCGCCACCTGCTCCCACTTCGCATACGGCATCTGGCTCTTCTGCGCCAAGTGGGGCATCACCCCCGGCGACGACGCACGCCGCAAGCTTGGCTATGCCACCACCGCCTTCGGCATCGTCCTATGCGGCCTGGGTCTGTGGAGCATCGCTGCCATCGTCGCCGCGCCCATGGTTCCGGCAGTCGAAGCGATCCCTGCACCTGCGGAAGACGGAGTGGTACCAGCAGTCCCCACCTATCAGTTGCCGACCGTGCAGCAGTACGACAGCAACGGCCAGCCAATCCCGCAGAACGCGGCACCGCAGCAGTACGCGCCACAACAGTAAAGCAATGTTTTCGGAAGGGCAGGACTTCAGCCCTGCCGTCACATCACGCGAGACCATGGGGCTTTAGCCCCTGAGGGAAAGTTCGCAATGGCAACAACACCACGCATCATCGTCGTAGGCGGCGGTCTCGCCGGACTCTCCGCGGTCATGAAGATCGCCGAAGCCGGCGGCAAGGTCGACCTCTTCTCCATCGTTCCGGTCAAGCGCTCGCACTCCGTCTGCGCGCAGGGCGGCATCAACGCTGCCAAGAACCTCAAGGGCGAAGGCGACAACGTCGACAAGCACTTTGACGACACCGTCTACGGTGGCGACTTCCTCGCCAACCAGACACCCGTCAAGAACATGACGGCGCAGGGCCCGGCCATCATCGACCTGCTCGACCGCATGGGCGTGCCGTTCAACCGCACGCCCGAAGGCCTGCTGGACTTCCGTCGCTTCGGTGGCACGCTGTATCACCGCACCGCCTTCGCCGGAGCCACCACCGGCCAGCAGCTTCTCTACGCGCTGGACGAACAGGTGCGGCGTTACGAGTCCGAAGGCAAGGTCACCAAGTACGAAGGCTGGGAGTTCCTCTCCGCCGTCATCGACAGCACTGGCGTATGCCGTGGAATCTGTGCCATGGATCTGCGTTCGATGGAAGTCCGCACCTTCCCTGCCGACGCCATCATCATTGCCACCGGCGGCAACGGCGCCATCTTCGGCAAGTCCACCAACTCCGTCGTCTGCACCGGCTCCGCGCAGTCCGCGCTGTATCAGCAGGGCGCCTACTACTCCAACGGCGAATTCATCCAGGTGCACCCCACCGCCATCCCCGGTGAAGACAAGCTGCGCCTCATGTCCGAGTCCGCTCGCGGCGAAGGCGGCCGCGTCTGGGTGCCGCGCAAGAAGGGCGATCCGCGCCCGGCGAAGACCATCCCCGAGGCCGACCGCTTCTACTTCCTCGAAGAGAAGTATCCCAAGTACGGCAACCTTGTGCCGCGCGACATTGCAACGCGTGAGATTCACAAGATTGTCTACGAGCAGGACCTGGGCATTGACGGCCAGCCAATGGTCTACCTCGACGTCTCGCACATCCCGCGCGAAGTCCTCGAGAAGAAGATCGAAGGCATCCTCGAAATCTACGAGAAGTTCGTCGGCGAAGACCCGCACGAAGTTCCCATGAAGATCTTCCCCGGCGTCCACTACACCATGGGCGGCCTCTGGGTGGACTTCAACCAGCAGACCAACATTCCCGGCGTCTATGCCGCGGGTGAAGCGGACTACTCCATCCACGGTGCGAATCGTCTCGGTGCAAACTCGCTGCTCTCCTGCATCTACGGTGGCTTCGTCGCAGGCCCACAGGCCATGACCTACGCGAAGAACCTGCCCGCGCAAACCGGCGACGGCGGCCACGCTGCCGAGAAGGTTCGCCAGATGGAGTACAACAACATCCTTCTGAGCAACCAGGGCACGGAAAACCCGTTCAAGTTATGGCGCGAACTCGGCGACACTATGACGCGGCACGCTACCATCGTCCGTTACAACGCAGGCTTGAAAGAAGCCGACGCCAAGATCGTGGAATTGCTCGACCGTTATCGCAACATCAACCTGACGGACAAGAGCCAGTGGGCCAACACCAGCTTCGCCTTCGCGCGCCAGTTGTTCAACATGTTGCAGCTTGCACGAGTCATCGTGCAGGGCGCAGAGAAGCGCGACGAAAGCCGCGGCGCACACTACAAGCCGGACTTCCCGGATCGCAACGACGAACAGTTCCTGAAGACCACCATGGCCGCCTACGACGCAAAGGCAGACACACCGGTCATCACCTACGAAGAAGTCGACACGCAGTGGATCAAACCAAGACCACGCGTCTACACAAGTTCCTAGAACCGTCTTATGCTCAAAGACAAATTCACTTTGAGCGAGCTTTCGGAAGGGCACGGCTTTAGCCGTGCCGTAAGAATCGCAAGAATTG is a window encoding:
- the glgX gene encoding glycogen debranching protein GlgX is translated as MSRTVLPGAPYPLGATPSLRGTNFALYSENATAVSVCFFDEEGNQTDCVALKERTAFVWHGLVKGIKPGQRYGYRVEGPWEPEKGLRFNSAKLLCDPYAKALTGEVDWKAPIFPYDVISGDDLKKDEQDSAAGVPKSVVVDPKFDWGDDCPPQTLLADSVIYEVNVRGFSKQNPMVEEKLRGTYAALATEASIRYFQMLGITAVELLPVHHFIDEGELIDRGLRDYWGYNTLSYFAPMSRYSSSGNAGQQVTEFKQMVKALHAAGIEVILDVVYNHTCEGNEKGPLLSMKGIDNTTYYRQVADNPRYYMDYTGTGNTLNVMHPQVLMLVMDSLRYWVTEMHVDGFRFDLAATLARELDSVSKLSSFFNVIHQDPVLQSVKLIAEPWDVGEGGYQVGNFPVLWAEWNGRYRDTVRRFWKGDEGLLSDFAYRITGSSDLYQQDGRRPYASINFITAHDGFTMTDLVSFNSKHNEANGDNNADGADNNDSWNMGAEGPTDDAGINELRERQVRNFLTTLVLSQGVPMLCGGDEVGRSQRGNNNGYCQDNEITWYDWKLDVPRKRLMEFTAKLIQLRKNHPNLRRRKFFQDRTIRGSVIRDIAWFNSNGEEFHEEDWGAGWQRSLAFMLNGKTLGVTDEDGVPIMDNSFLFMVNAAADGVEFTLPPPPGDTPWHQVLDTQNVDDPFAESDMSDKVILGGRSFRVFCDGRPKLQ
- a CDS encoding DUF1080 domain-containing protein; amino-acid sequence: MRCIYASLLVLSSISLLAQSPATTRPAGGPKPQAIPTDWNNHDGYTSLFDSATLNGWAGDAKVWSVEDNAIIGQYRSPEGARNPETFLILQGKEPADFDLRLEIRLQGVTADSGIQYRSYIAPPTPPRPGAPAMPQADPRYSVGGYQCDANFIGNYTGQVVDGHGRIIVASRSEVIHAETGKPMERIAVVGTKEELGGYWHPNEWNQMEIVARGHVLTHILNGHVMAVFIDDDTTKLREKGLIALQTAGSGTVKISFRNLWLKELQ
- a CDS encoding inositol-3-phosphate synthase, yielding MEQAATQPMAKDIAPAKGKLGVMMPGMGAVATTMIAGVEAVRRGMAKPVGSMAEMGTIRLGKRTEDHSPLIKDFVPLAKLDDLVFTGWDIFGGNLFDAAKTASVLDREQLEEMRPFLEGIEPMPAAFDQRYVKRLDPKKIKTGKNKCDLANQIRNDIAEFKSKTDRQVMIWTGSTEIFLKEKAVHQTLAAFEKGLVEDDEDIAPSMLYAWACLKEGVPFINGAPNLTCDIPALRDLSKQAGAPIAGKDFKTGQTFIKTVLAPALKVRYLGLNGWYSTNILGNRDGEVLDDPDNFKTKEESKLGVLEYILQPDKHPDLYGDIFHKVRINYYPPRGDNKEGWDNIDLFGWMGYPMQLKVDFLCRDSILAAPLALDLCLFMDLAARTPSLKHLGIQEWLSFYFKAPDAAPGIHPEHDLFIQSMKLKNTLRHIMGEDLITHLGLEYYSE
- a CDS encoding non-canonical purine NTP pyrophosphatase is translated as MILYVATSNAGKLRDFRTAATDTPGFDIQPLPGLADIPAPPEDEPTFEGNARIKAAYYSKFAPGHWVIADDSGLEVDALNGLPGVRSARYAADLNFPSTGLGIDADNNAALMHNLQDAQNRSGCYRCALALAMDGAVETVAFGKLEGNILTAPQGERGFGYDPLFFAPELNGTMAEASDEDRLRVSHRGRALRALLRQWRAC
- a CDS encoding succinate dehydrogenase, whose product is MGAIAGAPPDNAHRKGVQPLRAGQGHTFLLRRLHSLTGIIPIGAFLIEHIISNLEIVHGPVAYAKQVLFLNSLPLVRVLEWAFIFIPLLFHAGYGVFIAIRGRSNVNVYPWAGNWMYLMQRVTGIIALLYIAQHVYFQRFAGVSLPEHPGLAYWKVQYELSNPWMVAVYVIGMIATCSHFAYGIWLFCAKWGITPGDDARRKLGYATTAFGIVLCGLGLWSIAAIVAAPMVPAVEAIPAPAEDGVVPAVPTYQLPTVQQYDSNGQPIPQNAAPQQYAPQQ
- the sdhA gene encoding succinate dehydrogenase flavoprotein subunit, giving the protein MATTPRIIVVGGGLAGLSAVMKIAEAGGKVDLFSIVPVKRSHSVCAQGGINAAKNLKGEGDNVDKHFDDTVYGGDFLANQTPVKNMTAQGPAIIDLLDRMGVPFNRTPEGLLDFRRFGGTLYHRTAFAGATTGQQLLYALDEQVRRYESEGKVTKYEGWEFLSAVIDSTGVCRGICAMDLRSMEVRTFPADAIIIATGGNGAIFGKSTNSVVCTGSAQSALYQQGAYYSNGEFIQVHPTAIPGEDKLRLMSESARGEGGRVWVPRKKGDPRPAKTIPEADRFYFLEEKYPKYGNLVPRDIATREIHKIVYEQDLGIDGQPMVYLDVSHIPREVLEKKIEGILEIYEKFVGEDPHEVPMKIFPGVHYTMGGLWVDFNQQTNIPGVYAAGEADYSIHGANRLGANSLLSCIYGGFVAGPQAMTYAKNLPAQTGDGGHAAEKVRQMEYNNILLSNQGTENPFKLWRELGDTMTRHATIVRYNAGLKEADAKIVELLDRYRNINLTDKSQWANTSFAFARQLFNMLQLARVIVQGAEKRDESRGAHYKPDFPDRNDEQFLKTTMAAYDAKADTPVITYEEVDTQWIKPRPRVYTSS